A part of Desulfotomaculum nigrificans DSM 574 genomic DNA contains:
- a CDS encoding SelT/SelW/SelH family (seleno)protein: MKISIEYCTAUGYLPKAVGLTETLLRAYKNKVSSLELLPSSGGVFEVKVNGKLIFSKKEQGRFPENDEILSKINI, from the coding sequence ATGAAAATTTCCATTGAGTATTGCACCGCCTGAGGTTATTTACCCAAAGCAGTCGGTCTGACTGAAACATTACTGCGGGCCTACAAGAATAAAGTTTCGTCTTTGGAATTGCTACCTTCCAGCGGCGGTGTTTTTGAAGTGAAGGTAAATGGGAAATTGATCTTCTCTAAAAAGGAGCAGGGTCGTTTCCCGGAGAATGATGAGATTTTGTCCAAGATTAATATTTAA
- a CDS encoding PRC-barrel domain-containing protein codes for MKFKDQIVGLPVLSIAEVVTLGKVEDVVINPDNGVVEYLVVEPEAWYKEHRLISFRDVAGIGEDAVTTEIKANVVDITSVPAALDLLQKDVQVVGSRVMTRKGKINGSIDEMVIDEETGKITACRWVAGDHQKTGLIPANMVITFGKGMLVVEDNFESALVDEASEIKTDLISDPAVVKHETPTVINEDPLQFFEDQQKQYLIGRTVTTDILTDDGDIIAAKGDKVTQEMVDKAVAADKFVELTLNTRE; via the coding sequence GTGAAATTCAAAGATCAAATTGTAGGATTACCTGTTTTAAGTATTGCCGAAGTAGTTACTCTGGGAAAGGTTGAGGATGTGGTAATTAACCCGGACAACGGAGTAGTAGAGTACTTAGTTGTGGAGCCCGAAGCATGGTATAAAGAACACCGATTGATTTCCTTTCGGGATGTAGCCGGTATCGGTGAAGATGCTGTAACCACTGAAATAAAGGCCAATGTGGTAGACATAACCTCCGTTCCCGCCGCTCTGGACCTACTCCAGAAGGATGTTCAGGTGGTAGGTTCCCGGGTCATGACCAGAAAAGGTAAGATCAACGGTTCCATTGATGAAATGGTGATTGATGAAGAAACAGGTAAAATTACCGCCTGCCGCTGGGTAGCGGGAGATCACCAAAAGACCGGCTTAATTCCTGCCAATATGGTGATTACCTTTGGTAAAGGTATGCTCGTGGTGGAAGATAATTTTGAGTCTGCCCTGGTGGATGAGGCTTCTGAAATTAAGACCGATCTAATTAGCGACCCTGCTGTGGTAAAACATGAAACACCTACTGTAATTAATGAGGATCCGTTACAATTCTTTGAAGATCAACAAAAGCAATATTTAATTGGTCGTACCGTCACCACCGATATTCTCACCGATGATGGGGATATCATTGCTGCGAAGGGTGACAAAGTAACCCAGGAAATGGTGGACAAGGCTGTGGCAGCTGACAAATTCGTGGAGTTAACCCTGAATACCCGTGAATAA
- a CDS encoding substrate-binding domain-containing protein — MKKFKSSILAAFLVLVMLVGAGCAQQQGKEETKKEAAKPAADNKEVILATTTSTQDSGLLDVLQPAFEKKTGYKLKIIAVGTGAALAMGEKGEADVLLVHAPKSEKPLVDKGIGINYSLVMHNDFILVGPANDPAGIKGAKTTAEAMQKIANKGCIFVSRGDDSGTHKKELSLWQEAKVNPKGQKWYQESGSGMGQTLNITSEKQGYTLTDRATYLAQKKNLKLDILLQGDKSLLNIYHVMNINPEKFSKVNAAGGKAFVDFMVSPETQEMISKFGVDKYGEPLFFPDAVKK, encoded by the coding sequence ATGAAAAAATTTAAATCAAGTATCCTGGCTGCATTTTTAGTATTGGTAATGCTGGTGGGAGCGGGCTGTGCCCAGCAACAGGGAAAGGAAGAAACTAAAAAAGAAGCGGCCAAGCCCGCTGCCGATAATAAAGAAGTAATTCTGGCCACCACCACCAGCACCCAGGATAGTGGTTTGCTGGATGTACTGCAACCTGCCTTTGAAAAGAAAACAGGCTATAAATTAAAAATTATTGCTGTAGGCACCGGGGCTGCCCTGGCTATGGGCGAGAAGGGCGAGGCTGATGTGTTGCTGGTGCATGCTCCTAAGTCGGAAAAACCATTGGTGGATAAAGGTATAGGTATTAACTACTCCCTGGTTATGCATAACGACTTTATTTTGGTAGGACCGGCCAATGACCCGGCTGGTATTAAAGGCGCTAAAACCACAGCCGAGGCCATGCAGAAAATTGCTAACAAAGGTTGCATTTTTGTTTCCCGGGGTGATGACTCAGGAACCCATAAGAAGGAATTGTCCCTGTGGCAAGAAGCTAAAGTAAATCCCAAGGGTCAAAAGTGGTACCAGGAATCCGGTTCCGGTATGGGTCAGACATTGAACATCACCTCGGAAAAACAAGGTTATACCTTAACCGACCGGGCTACCTACCTGGCTCAAAAGAAAAATTTAAAACTGGATATCCTGTTGCAAGGAGATAAATCGCTGTTAAATATCTACCATGTGATGAATATTAATCCCGAGAAATTCAGTAAAGTGAATGCTGCAGGGGGTAAAGCTTTCGTAGATTTCATGGTTTCCCCGGAAACCCAAGAGATGATTAGCAAGTTTGGCGTGGATAAATACGGTGAACCACTGTTCTTCCCCGATGCTGTTAAAAAGTAG
- a CDS encoding FAD-binding oxidoreductase: protein MAKAQVIDALIQALGKEKVVTDPEDLICYSFDATADMPSKLPDVVVVPASTNEVVQIINIAREYKVPVYPRGSGTNLSGGTIPIQGGIVVSMQGMNKILEIDADNLVAVVQPGVVIQDLNNAVAPFGLIYPPDPGTVATATMGGSVSECSGGLRGLKYGVTKHYVMGLEVVLADGSVARFGGKTVKNVTAYDMVKLFTGAEGTLGIITEITVKLIPAPEARKSMLAIFNNLADAGNTVTEIVRSKVIPATMEIMDKVTIQTVENFAKVGLPTNAEALLLIEVDGIPEVVEREAAIVVKVVEKNKGKIQVAKDDKERDGLWAARRAALPALAQVKPTTVLEDATVPRSKITEMLVALQDIAKKYNLQIGTFGHAGDGNLHPTILTDARDTEEMERVHQAVDEIFKTALSLGGTISGEHGIGMAKAKYLPLEFGDSGMEAMRKVKQALDPDNLLNPGKMLN from the coding sequence ATGGCAAAGGCACAAGTGATCGATGCATTGATTCAGGCATTAGGTAAGGAGAAGGTTGTTACCGATCCTGAAGATTTAATTTGTTATTCCTTCGATGCCACTGCAGACATGCCCAGCAAACTGCCGGATGTAGTGGTGGTGCCTGCTAGCACCAATGAAGTGGTGCAAATCATTAACATTGCCCGGGAGTATAAAGTTCCGGTATATCCCAGAGGTTCTGGTACCAATTTGAGTGGAGGCACCATTCCTATTCAGGGTGGTATTGTTGTGTCCATGCAAGGCATGAACAAGATTTTAGAAATTGATGCCGATAATCTGGTGGCCGTTGTACAGCCAGGTGTGGTTATCCAGGACCTTAACAATGCCGTGGCCCCCTTTGGTTTGATTTACCCACCTGATCCCGGAACTGTGGCCACAGCTACTATGGGGGGCAGTGTATCGGAATGCTCCGGTGGTTTGCGGGGTCTTAAATATGGTGTAACCAAACATTATGTTATGGGTTTGGAAGTTGTACTGGCTGATGGCTCAGTGGCTCGTTTTGGCGGTAAAACCGTTAAAAACGTGACCGCTTATGATATGGTCAAGCTATTTACCGGTGCCGAGGGTACCCTGGGCATCATTACTGAAATTACTGTTAAATTAATTCCGGCTCCGGAAGCTAGGAAGTCCATGCTGGCCATTTTTAATAACCTGGCCGATGCGGGCAATACCGTTACCGAAATTGTGCGGAGTAAAGTAATTCCCGCCACTATGGAAATCATGGACAAGGTAACCATTCAAACTGTAGAAAACTTTGCCAAGGTAGGTCTACCCACCAATGCCGAGGCCTTGCTGCTAATTGAAGTGGATGGTATTCCCGAAGTGGTAGAGCGGGAAGCCGCCATTGTGGTCAAAGTAGTAGAGAAAAATAAAGGGAAAATTCAAGTGGCCAAGGATGATAAAGAGCGTGACGGTCTGTGGGCCGCCCGGCGGGCAGCATTGCCTGCTTTAGCCCAGGTAAAACCTACCACTGTACTGGAGGATGCTACCGTGCCCCGCAGCAAAATTACTGAAATGCTGGTGGCCTTGCAGGATATCGCTAAAAAATATAACTTACAAATTGGTACCTTTGGTCATGCCGGGGACGGTAACCTGCACCCCACCATTCTTACCGACGCCAGAGATACTGAAGAAATGGAGCGGGTACACCAGGCTGTAGATGAAATCTTTAAGACTGCTCTGAGTCTGGGTGGTACCATTAGTGGGGAGCACGGTATTGGCATGGCCAAGGCCAAGTACCTGCCTTTGGAATTTGGTGACAGTGGCATGGAAGCCATGCGGAAGGTGAAACAAGCCCTGGATCCCGATAACCTGTTAAACCCTGGTAAGATGTTGAACTAA
- a CDS encoding cell division FtsA domain-containing protein: MPKPVYDQNNIVFALDIGTRTVIGLVVAVKNGTFKILAQSMVEHQSRAMLDGQIHDIPRVAEAVHRVKHELEKKLKFELKRVAIAAAGRSLKTRQCRVEQELAEDVEIDSLMVHSLELMGVQQAQRLLESELYQGEKEKFFCVGHSVLAYYLNDFSITNLIGHRGQKIAADILATFLPASVVNSLYAVLGRVNLEPLSLTLEPIAACEVVIPEELRLLNLALVDVGAGTSDIAITKDGAVQAYGMVPTAGDEITELIVQALMVDFMTAEQIKRNLAQGGKIKYKDILGIEYTTTSEEILAIIDPAVEKLAEEISHNILELNGQVAPKSVMCVGGGAQVPTLVNRIARKLGLAEQRVVLRNRSHVKILDGLKKKELAGPEGVTVVGIAAVASKRIGQNFINITVNGQVFCLFNTANMNVIKALGFLEFDPGDLLGHNGKDLRFTLNGKPHIVYGEMRQPAVIKVNGEIANLQTTVKDGDVIEVTRAVNGKDATAKVADFLPAQVSGAAQVVCILNGQPAGPDQPIADGDVLEITWPGEPESVISEKIVNQVTRESKAAQDNAININVNGQAIIMKGKQEYILVDIFNYIDIDVTKYSGMVQITRNGEPCEYTDIIQDGDHIEISI; the protein is encoded by the coding sequence ATGCCTAAACCAGTCTATGATCAAAATAATATCGTCTTTGCTCTGGACATTGGCACCAGAACTGTCATTGGCCTGGTGGTAGCAGTGAAAAATGGAACCTTTAAAATTTTGGCCCAGTCAATGGTGGAGCACCAGAGCCGAGCCATGCTGGACGGGCAAATTCATGATATACCAAGGGTAGCGGAGGCAGTGCACAGGGTAAAGCATGAACTGGAGAAGAAGCTTAAGTTTGAACTTAAACGGGTGGCCATCGCCGCTGCCGGCCGATCATTAAAAACTCGCCAGTGCCGGGTGGAACAGGAACTGGCAGAGGATGTTGAGATTGACTCCCTGATGGTACATAGTCTGGAACTGATGGGCGTGCAGCAAGCCCAGCGGTTGTTGGAGAGCGAGCTATACCAGGGGGAGAAAGAGAAATTTTTCTGCGTGGGCCATAGTGTACTGGCTTATTACCTTAATGATTTTTCAATTACTAACCTCATTGGCCATCGGGGCCAGAAAATTGCCGCTGATATATTGGCCACTTTTCTGCCGGCATCGGTGGTTAATAGTTTATATGCCGTACTCGGCCGGGTCAATTTAGAACCTCTTAGTTTGACCCTGGAACCCATTGCTGCCTGTGAGGTTGTGATTCCTGAAGAATTACGTTTATTGAACCTGGCTTTGGTTGATGTGGGTGCCGGAACATCGGATATCGCCATCACTAAAGACGGCGCCGTGCAGGCTTATGGCATGGTTCCTACAGCAGGAGATGAAATCACTGAATTAATCGTCCAGGCTTTAATGGTTGATTTCATGACAGCAGAGCAAATAAAACGCAATTTGGCCCAAGGGGGGAAGATTAAATATAAGGATATTCTAGGTATAGAATATACTACCACATCGGAAGAAATTTTGGCCATTATTGACCCGGCGGTGGAAAAATTGGCCGAGGAAATATCCCATAATATATTAGAGCTTAATGGCCAGGTGGCGCCCAAGTCGGTTATGTGTGTGGGGGGCGGAGCCCAGGTTCCCACCCTGGTAAACAGAATTGCTCGGAAATTAGGGTTAGCCGAACAGCGGGTGGTACTCAGAAACCGTTCCCATGTCAAGATTCTTGATGGCTTAAAGAAAAAGGAACTGGCTGGTCCGGAAGGAGTTACCGTAGTCGGTATTGCGGCGGTGGCAAGTAAAAGAATAGGGCAAAACTTTATTAATATTACAGTTAACGGACAAGTTTTTTGCCTGTTTAATACAGCCAATATGAACGTTATTAAGGCCCTGGGCTTTTTAGAGTTTGATCCCGGGGATCTTTTAGGACATAACGGTAAGGACTTACGATTTACCTTAAATGGCAAGCCCCACATCGTGTACGGAGAAATGAGACAACCGGCGGTTATTAAAGTCAACGGCGAAATTGCTAATTTGCAAACCACTGTTAAGGACGGGGATGTAATTGAGGTAACCAGAGCAGTGAACGGTAAAGATGCAACAGCTAAAGTGGCTGATTTTTTACCCGCGCAGGTGTCCGGTGCAGCTCAGGTGGTTTGTATCCTTAACGGCCAACCCGCCGGGCCGGATCAGCCCATTGCCGACGGCGATGTGTTGGAAATAACTTGGCCTGGTGAACCTGAATCAGTAATTTCGGAAAAAATAGTTAACCAGGTAACTAGGGAAAGCAAAGCTGCCCAGGATAACGCCATTAATATAAACGTTAACGGCCAGGCCATAATAATGAAGGGTAAGCAGGAATATATTCTGGTTGATATATTCAATTACATAGATATTGACGTCACCAAATACAGCGGCATGGTACAAATTACACGTAACGGTGAGCCCTGTGAGTATACCGATATCATTCAAGACGGTGATCATATAGAAATATCTATTTAA
- the glgP gene encoding alpha-glucan family phosphorylase gives MYFFRTVTVSPQLPERISRLKELSYNFWFSWQPKALELFERINRDKWQELNHNPVKLLLEVSPDDLARMAGDQEYLNLYDQVMAELDQYMNNQTWFAEQYPDLAGKTIAYFSAEFGLHESLPIYSGGLGVLAGDHCKAASDIGLPLVGVGILYKQGYFTQYINREGWQEAHYPFQKYNEMPVRPALTEDGREVIIPVDLPGRVVYLKVWQVQIGRIKVYLLDADITLNSDHDRGLTAQLYGGDRETRISQEILLGIGGVKALRYMGINPAAWHINEGHAAFLCIERLRELVQAGVPLATAKEAVRASTIFTTHTPVPAGHDTFDPDRVHRYFNHYYGLLGVDRDSFMNLGWDPKSHSFNMTILAMNLSAYCNGVSQLHGNVTRKMFHYLFDPIPVEEVPVFSVTNGIHTLTWMSRELRELLNSYLGTAWHGNISNPEPWHAIGNIPDRELWGLHKSLKKKTINFVRSILQKQKTRNQEAAENIAEVAEYLNPEALTIGFARRFATYKRATLLFRDKERLARIFSDPERPVQIIFAGKAHPADRAGQELIKYIYDISQEEPFKGKIIFIENYDMNVARHLVQGVDVWLNTPRWPMEASGTSGMKAAVNGVINCSVLDGWWPEAYNGENGWAVGRETGYRTEDDQDRDDAFHLYSVLEDQIIPAYYNQTDGYPKEWVDRMKNSIKTITPQFSTERMVKEYTDRFYSQAVRRGEEFTANNFQVASQVQDYKRFIKDNWHHVTVKSVEVESDREFKAGEDMQLTATVYLGPIPPHDVAVEVVHGCEGDHTLVGIKTSPLTVEGQSEEGVYRYKGGFTLEQGTCGFTVRIRPNNPKFATKFELPLASWAANF, from the coding sequence ATGTATTTCTTTCGTACGGTTACTGTTAGCCCGCAGTTACCGGAGAGGATTAGCAGATTAAAGGAACTGTCTTATAATTTTTGGTTTAGCTGGCAGCCCAAAGCCCTGGAACTATTTGAAAGAATTAATCGCGATAAATGGCAGGAGTTAAATCATAATCCGGTAAAATTGTTACTGGAAGTAAGCCCGGATGATTTGGCCCGGATGGCTGGGGATCAGGAATATCTGAATTTATACGATCAGGTCATGGCTGAACTGGATCAGTATATGAACAATCAGACCTGGTTTGCCGAACAATATCCCGATTTGGCCGGCAAGACCATTGCTTACTTTTCTGCCGAGTTTGGCCTGCACGAATCCTTACCTATTTATTCCGGTGGTTTGGGCGTGTTGGCCGGGGACCATTGTAAAGCCGCCAGTGACATTGGCTTACCCCTGGTGGGGGTAGGCATACTTTATAAGCAAGGCTATTTTACCCAGTATATAAATCGAGAGGGTTGGCAGGAGGCCCATTACCCGTTCCAAAAGTATAATGAAATGCCGGTGCGGCCTGCCCTTACGGAGGATGGCCGGGAAGTAATTATCCCGGTGGATTTACCGGGCAGGGTGGTCTATCTTAAAGTATGGCAAGTGCAGATTGGCAGGATTAAAGTCTATTTATTGGATGCTGATATAACCTTAAACAGTGACCACGATAGAGGATTAACCGCCCAGCTTTACGGCGGTGACCGGGAAACTCGGATATCTCAAGAAATACTGTTGGGCATTGGCGGGGTTAAGGCCTTAAGATACATGGGGATCAACCCGGCAGCCTGGCATATTAACGAGGGCCATGCCGCGTTCCTATGCATCGAAAGATTGCGAGAACTGGTGCAAGCCGGTGTTCCCCTGGCCACAGCCAAGGAGGCAGTGAGAGCCAGCACTATTTTTACCACTCACACACCGGTACCGGCGGGTCATGATACTTTTGACCCGGACAGAGTACATCGCTATTTCAACCACTACTATGGGCTGCTGGGTGTAGACAGGGATAGCTTTATGAACCTGGGTTGGGATCCCAAAAGTCATAGTTTTAACATGACCATATTGGCCATGAACTTGTCGGCATATTGTAATGGTGTGAGCCAACTGCATGGAAACGTTACCCGTAAGATGTTTCATTATCTGTTTGATCCTATTCCGGTGGAAGAGGTGCCTGTTTTCTCCGTTACCAATGGTATTCATACCCTGACCTGGATGTCCCGGGAACTGCGTGAATTACTGAATTCTTACCTGGGTACTGCCTGGCATGGTAACATTAGCAATCCGGAGCCCTGGCACGCGATAGGTAATATTCCTGATCGGGAATTATGGGGTTTACATAAATCCCTAAAGAAAAAGACTATCAATTTTGTCCGAAGTATATTGCAAAAACAAAAAACCCGCAACCAGGAGGCAGCCGAAAATATTGCTGAGGTTGCTGAGTATCTTAACCCCGAGGCCCTTACCATTGGTTTTGCCAGACGCTTTGCCACTTATAAGCGGGCCACCTTACTGTTTAGAGATAAGGAGAGATTGGCCAGGATTTTCAGTGACCCGGAGCGACCTGTGCAAATAATTTTTGCCGGAAAAGCTCACCCGGCCGATCGGGCAGGCCAGGAATTAATCAAATATATTTATGATATATCTCAGGAAGAGCCCTTCAAGGGTAAGATTATTTTCATTGAAAATTATGATATGAATGTGGCCAGGCATTTGGTACAGGGAGTTGATGTTTGGCTCAATACCCCCCGCTGGCCCATGGAAGCCAGTGGCACCAGTGGGATGAAGGCAGCAGTCAACGGGGTAATTAACTGCAGTGTGCTGGATGGATGGTGGCCGGAAGCTTACAACGGAGAAAATGGCTGGGCCGTGGGTAGAGAAACCGGTTATCGTACCGAGGATGATCAGGATAGAGACGATGCCTTCCATCTTTACTCCGTATTAGAGGATCAAATTATACCTGCTTACTATAACCAAACCGATGGTTATCCCAAGGAATGGGTGGACCGCATGAAAAATTCCATAAAAACCATCACCCCGCAGTTTAGTACCGAGCGGATGGTTAAGGAATACACGGATCGTTTCTACAGTCAGGCCGTCCGCCGGGGGGAGGAATTTACCGCTAACAATTTTCAGGTAGCCAGCCAGGTTCAGGATTACAAACGGTTTATTAAAGACAACTGGCATCATGTGACTGTCAAATCGGTGGAGGTGGAAAGTGATCGGGAATTTAAAGCCGGGGAAGACATGCAATTGACCGCCACTGTTTATCTGGGACCGATACCACCGCATGATGTGGCGGTAGAAGTTGTGCATGGTTGTGAGGGGGATCATACTTTAGTTGGGATTAAGACATCCCCCTTGACGGTGGAAGGCCAAAGTGAAGAAGGAGTTTACCGATATAAAGGGGGCTTTACCCTGGAGCAGGGCACTTGTGGTTTCACTGTGCGCATCCGACCCAACAACCCCAAGTTTGCCACCAAGTTTGAACTACCTCTGGCCAGCTGGGCGGCTAATTTCTAA
- a CDS encoding YaiI/YqxD family protein: MLKHTTLKIIVDADACPKSVLTICRELSAEFHRELWTVASFNHNIDSPHHITVGNSSQEADIRVANLTRPGDVVVTQDWGLAAIILAKGAGAISPWGRIFQPETIDFLLEEREIKAKQRRAGGRTKGPRKRSPEDDLRFAQQLRKLLLESAGKNKITEN; encoded by the coding sequence ATGTTAAAACATACGACGCTAAAGATAATCGTTGATGCTGATGCCTGTCCCAAAAGTGTTTTGACCATTTGCCGAGAGCTTAGTGCAGAGTTCCACCGGGAACTTTGGACGGTGGCCAGCTTTAACCATAATATTGATTCACCCCACCATATTACCGTGGGCAACTCATCTCAGGAAGCTGATATCCGGGTGGCCAACTTAACCCGCCCAGGTGATGTGGTGGTCACCCAGGACTGGGGTTTAGCAGCCATAATTTTGGCCAAGGGAGCCGGGGCTATTTCCCCCTGGGGCAGAATATTTCAGCCGGAAACCATTGACTTTCTCCTGGAAGAAAGGGAGATTAAAGCCAAGCAGCGCCGGGCAGGGGGGCGAACCAAGGGACCTCGGAAACGGTCACCGGAGGACGACCTCAGATTTGCCCAACAACTGCGGAAGCTGCTCCTTGAGTCAGCAGGGAAAAATAAAATAACAGAAAATTAA
- a CDS encoding tetratricopeptide repeat protein, whose product MWIYWVTLGSVSAILYFPNKRLFSKKIALTSSVAIFVLGALYPLLQTKLFLWQVLLIFGCIITALAVYFGNLQQPDNTSQTAEDKTATVSGKPEKSPAPLDEPEIGTEEQPEFHQYIDKAGLPDLAVSDTNPELLTSGTTKPGEVNPNAITMEQLTVPEPVQIEEVAATAEVIPEQTPIEEESTEEELVKKLEEELAEEALSEEVLAEADLTDDLLIQANLTEEVPLHADVTQEVVSEEDLPEEIPVEGELTQEAFVEPSPQDLLAEGLRQVRLKNYPEAVRHFNQVVTSTTEPELIYMAVSELSSVYQHLGLYPLAAQIIKAFMEQPDLKNHPGMNHLEQKMRFIYCLTELLDSHRLGHIPYDQVPESVRREAFINSLK is encoded by the coding sequence ATGTGGATTTACTGGGTTACCCTGGGATCGGTTTCAGCAATTCTTTACTTTCCGAATAAACGATTATTTTCTAAGAAAATTGCTTTAACATCTTCTGTGGCTATCTTTGTTTTAGGTGCCCTCTACCCTTTGCTGCAGACAAAACTGTTTTTGTGGCAAGTGTTGTTAATTTTTGGCTGTATAATAACGGCATTGGCAGTTTATTTTGGGAACCTTCAACAACCGGATAACACATCACAAACAGCCGAGGATAAAACAGCTACCGTTAGTGGCAAACCTGAGAAATCTCCAGCACCCCTGGATGAACCGGAAATCGGTACCGAGGAACAGCCGGAGTTTCATCAATACATAGACAAAGCAGGGCTTCCAGATCTTGCTGTTAGCGACACCAACCCGGAATTGTTGACCTCCGGTACCACCAAGCCAGGAGAAGTAAATCCTAATGCAATAACGATGGAGCAATTAACTGTACCTGAGCCAGTGCAAATTGAAGAAGTTGCCGCCACAGCGGAAGTAATACCGGAACAAACACCTATTGAAGAGGAGTCGACTGAAGAAGAGTTAGTGAAAAAATTAGAAGAAGAGTTAGCTGAAGAAGCTCTATCGGAGGAAGTTCTAGCTGAAGCAGATTTAACCGATGACTTATTAATTCAGGCAAACTTAACGGAAGAAGTTCCTCTCCATGCAGATGTCACCCAAGAGGTTGTTTCTGAAGAAGATTTACCAGAGGAGATACCGGTTGAAGGAGAGCTAACCCAGGAGGCTTTCGTTGAGCCTTCTCCCCAGGATCTATTGGCCGAAGGATTGCGGCAGGTCAGGCTTAAAAATTACCCGGAGGCAGTCCGGCATTTTAACCAGGTAGTTACCTCCACAACCGAACCGGAGCTAATATATATGGCGGTTAGTGAATTAAGCTCGGTTTACCAACACCTTGGATTATATCCTTTAGCTGCTCAAATTATTAAAGCCTTTATGGAACAACCGGATTTAAAAAATCACCCAGGAATGAACCACCTGGAACAAAAAATGAGGTTTATTTATTGCCTGACGGAGCTGTTAGACAGCCACCGTTTGGGACATATTCCTTACGATCAAGTTCCTGAATCAGTACGTAGAGAGGCTTTTATCAACTCTCTTAAATAA
- a CDS encoding VanW family protein, with product MVSISLSSAALKFYYQGSVLPGLTVQGIDIGGLKYHQAVEKLKQELPWPSPESLLVLVGPQGQTTNISYADIQYRPDYETTVTEALKQSSKIAAWTNLNGLFRTINTGYEQPLRTKFNQAAFNSILNDLAVKYNQPARDAQLVVNGNNITIFQDIKGIQLDNQRTMLELARLPLNRHRLELKFKTVEPAVKAEDFKGINSRVAIFVTQFDPTKIDRTYNIKLASRLINNVLVKPGQIFSLDKTLGPRKPENGYRPAPVIVNNKLVPDYGGGVCQVATTLYNAVLLAGLTVIERSPHSMPVPYAPVGKDATIAGDLIDFKFLNSTPYPILITSQVHQGKLLVSIFGHREGAAARLIKIETERDIIKSASKYVEDTTLSPGQVVVRQPGRDGYTLKTYEVILENDKEISRRLISQNSVQPEPEVIAVGPKVRNKGAVAK from the coding sequence TTGGTTAGTATCAGCCTGTCCAGCGCTGCATTGAAATTTTATTACCAGGGATCAGTTTTACCAGGTCTTACGGTGCAAGGCATTGATATCGGGGGGCTCAAATATCATCAGGCGGTGGAAAAACTTAAACAAGAATTACCTTGGCCCAGCCCGGAAAGCCTGCTGGTATTAGTTGGTCCCCAGGGCCAGACCACCAATATCAGTTACGCCGATATTCAATATCGGCCTGATTACGAAACTACAGTTACGGAAGCATTAAAACAAAGCAGCAAGATTGCCGCCTGGACCAATTTAAATGGCTTGTTTAGGACCATTAACACCGGATATGAACAGCCCCTGAGAACTAAGTTTAATCAGGCAGCTTTTAACAGCATCCTAAATGACCTGGCAGTCAAATATAACCAACCGGCTCGGGATGCCCAGCTGGTTGTTAATGGCAATAATATTACTATATTTCAAGATATTAAGGGAATTCAGCTGGACAATCAAAGGACTATGCTTGAGTTGGCCAGATTACCACTAAACCGGCACCGACTGGAGCTGAAATTTAAAACTGTCGAACCTGCTGTCAAGGCAGAGGACTTCAAAGGAATTAACTCCCGGGTTGCTATCTTTGTGACCCAGTTTGATCCAACTAAAATTGATCGAACTTATAATATTAAGTTAGCCAGTAGATTAATTAATAACGTACTGGTTAAGCCCGGCCAAATCTTTTCCTTGGATAAGACCCTGGGACCGCGCAAACCAGAAAATGGTTACCGTCCGGCACCTGTTATCGTTAATAATAAATTGGTCCCGGATTATGGTGGTGGGGTCTGCCAGGTTGCCACAACCCTGTATAACGCCGTATTATTAGCAGGTTTAACGGTGATTGAAAGAAGTCCCCACTCCATGCCGGTACCCTATGCCCCGGTAGGTAAGGATGCTACCATCGCCGGAGACCTTATTGATTTTAAATTTTTAAACAGTACCCCTTACCCTATCCTCATCACCAGCCAGGTACATCAGGGGAAACTTTTAGTCAGTATTTTCGGCCACCGGGAGGGGGCGGCGGCCAGATTAATTAAAATCGAAACGGAACGTGACATCATCAAATCTGCCAGTAAATATGTGGAAGACACCACTTTAAGCCCGGGGCAGGTGGTGGTCCGCCAACCAGGACGAGACGGCTATACTCTAAAAACCTACGAAGTTATATTAGAAAATGATAAAGAAATTTCCCGTCGGCTTATTTCGCAAAATTCTGTGCAGCCGGAACCGGAGGTAATCGCCGTAGGACCAAAAGTTCGCAACAAAGGGGCGGTTGCCAAGTAA